Below is a genomic region from Tepidiforma bonchosmolovskayae.
GATAGCCGGATGAAGTTCTCCATCCTGACCATGGCCGGCCCTGCCCGCCCTGCGCCTGTCGCAGAATTCGCCTTCTTCTGCCAAGACGTAACCGACCTCGCCGACCCCGAGCGCCGCTTCACGCTCACCCCGGAGGACTTCCGGCTCCTCAACCCCAATACCCGCACTGCACCCGTCTTCCGCACCAGGCGCGACGCAGAGCTCACCCGCCACATCTACCGCCGCGTCCCCGTCCTCGTCGATGAAGCGAAGGGAGATGCCGGCAACCCCTGGTCCGTCGCGTTTCTGCGGCTTTTTGACATGGCAAACGACTCCGGCCTCTTCCGCACCTATGGCCAGCTCGAAGACGCCGGCTTCAGGCTCCACGGCAACATCTTCGTCCGCGGCGACGAACGCTACCTCCCCCTCTACGAAGCGAAGATGGTCCACCAGTTCGACCATCGCTGGTCCACCTACAACCACTCCGGCGCCACCGAAGACGTCCCCGACACCGCGAAATCCGACCCGGGCTGCACCGTCCTCCCCCGCTACTGGGTCCGCGAACGCGAGGTCGAGGATAGGCTCCTCGGCCGCTGGGACCGCGGCTGGCTCCTCGGCTGGCGCGACATCACCAACGCAACCAACGAACGCACCGTCATCTCCGCCGTCATCCCCCGCGCTGCCGTGGGCGATACGTTTCTCTTGGCGCTTCCCAGCTCTTCACACTATGCGCACGTTCTCCCGTTGGTGCTCAACTCCCTGGTTCTGGACTTTGCCGCTCGTCAAAAGGTTGGCGGGACCCACCTAAAGTTCCATACGTTCAAACAGCTTCCTGTCCTCTCCCCGAGTTCGCTCGCTGCCATTTGTCCTTGGACCCAATCCCAATTGATGGCCGACTGGCTGCGCCCCCGCGTCCTCGAACTGACCTTCACCGCCTGGGACCTCGTCCCCTTCGCCCGCGACCTCGGCTACCACGGCCCTCCCTTCCGCTACGACCCTGAACGTCGTGCCCTGCTCCGCGCCGAGCTCGATGCCTGCTTCTTCCGCCTCTACCTCGGCAGCGAATACGAATGGCAAGCCCAGGCGGGCCCGGAGCTCCGCGCCCTATTCCCAACGCCGCGCGATGCCGTGAGCTACATCCTCGACCAGTTCCCCATCGTCAAACGCCACGACGAGCAGCGCTACGGCTCGTACCGTACCGCCGAGCTTGTCCTTGAGGCCTGGGACCGCATCGCCGCTGCCGAGGCGGGCCGTGCTCCCTATCGGTCACTGCTCGACCCTCCGCCGGCCGACCCCTCCGTCGCCCATCCGGCGCCCGAGCCTGCCTCCTGAGGGTCGGCCGCCCCCCACTCCCGCACCGCACCGCGGCCCCGCACGCCAGGGGGTGTTCCGCACCGGCCGCGCCTTGGCCCGTCGAGGGAATGTGCCTCCTCCATCGCCGGCAATCTCGTCCCTGTTGGTGCCCCCAGGCTCGAAACCCTGGCCTGCCACCTGCCTTCCCTTGGGTCTTCCCGGTTGGCCGCTGTCTCTGGCCGTCGCCACGGAGTTCGCCCTGCCCCCTGGCCAGTCCCGCAGCCAGGCAGCCATTCCTGTCCTGCCCATCCGCGCCTCCGCAGCGACACCCCGAAGAACTGTCGCTCCCTCGTGCCATTGAGCAAGGCCGCGGGTCCCAGGCGTTGGCCCGGACGGAAAAACTGGGCAGGCTCCCGCATGCGCTGCCAGTCGGCGTCTCCGGTGGTGCCCGGCGTCAATTTCCGCCAGCCAGTTACCCTGCCGTCCCCGTGCAGTACCGGCACCTGCAGCCCCGGAGGCGAACTCGCCCTCCACGGTGCCAGTCGATGTCTGATTCAGGGGCTGAGCTGTGTCGTCGCACACTCATGGTCCAGCCTGTGTCGCCGAACGCTTGAACACTATGGTCAGTACGACCTGGTACCGGCCGACCCTCAGGAAGCGTTCCATCCCTCCATCGAACCGACCAATCAGGAAAGTGAAATGGTGATTATTCGGCACTCACCTTCGTTGTCCGAAGCTGGCGCTTCCTTCGCCCGGTTTCTAGACCTGACCAACCTCTGCGTGCGTTCGTCCGAGCATTAAAGGCCAGACCATCCTGTACTCGAACGACCTGCCCTTCCCTGGTGTCTGCCCCATCGACTCTTTCGAGCTTTAAAGGGCTTATCCCTGTGGTGTCCTCCCCGGCCTGGCCCATGCTCTCGAATGTAAAAATTTTTCATCGCGCACCTTAATTCAACGACGAGCCCTCTGCTGCACTCGTAGAATTCACACAGGACCTCGGTGGTCACGTAGTGATCGCTGGAGTCCCCTCCATCCCGCAAGGACCTCAGTTCAAACTTCCGGCCTGTCGGTTTGGAGGAATCTCTCCGAAAGGAGGTGAGAGCCGTGAGCGATCGGCTTACCTGCACGGTCGAGGAAGCTGCCAGGCTGCTCGGCATCAGCCGGACCCTGGCCTACAGGCTCGTCCAGTCCGGACAGCTTCCGTCGTTCAAGGTCGGCAAGCGGCGTCTCGTCCCGGTAGCAGCGGTTGAGGCGTTCATTGCCGACCAGCTCAGCTCCGCAAGCGCTTCCTGAAAACCTCACATCTGCAAGGAGAGAATCATGCTCGAGAACTGCATAGGTTCGAGCGCCATCAACGACATGCTCGATAAAACCAGAAACATGGCCGGGCAGCCTCTAGGCTCAGGATGCAGCCAGCCTTCGACGGACGGGTCCTCCGGCAAGCTCTGCAGCACTGCCGCAAGGCAGGCGTCCTCCGTTAATCGGCGGGCCCGCAGGTTCGCCTCCGCAGGGACCGGCCAGCCTGGGGCCAGCCTGGGTGACATCGCCAGGCGGTCGCCCGGCTTACCTCCCGAGCCAGTGCGGACGGGGGATGTCCCTGCCCTCGAAGGGGACCCGTCTGACGACGGCATCGACGGGCTTGATGCCCGGCACGAGCCCGCCCCCTCCTTCGTGGCCGGCGTTGCCGCGCCTGAGCCTGTGGGCAAGGAAGCTCGGGGTGCCCTCCCGGCAGGCGCCGACACGGCTGGGAACAGCGCCTGCCGCGAGGCCGCCCTCTCCTACGCCCGCCGCGGCTGGGCCGTGCTCCCGCTCAGGCCGCGGGGCAAGGAGCCGCTGACCGAGCACGGCGTCAGGGACGCCACGACCGACCCCGCCAAAATCGAGGAGTGGTGGAACCGCTGGCCTGATGCCAACGTCGGCATCGCCACCGGCGCCGTCTCCGGGCTCGTCGTGCTCGACGTCGACCCCCGCAACGGCGGCGACGAGGGGCTGCGGGACCTGCTCGGCCGGCACGGCGGCTGGGGCATCCCGGCCGATGAGGGCGGCTACCCCGAGACCCATACGGTCCTGACCGGCGGCGGAGGGGTGCACTACTACTTCGCCGTCGAGGGCCCGGCGCCGTCGCGGAAGCTGGCACCTGGCGTCGACCTGAAGGGGGACGGCGGCTACGTGGTCGCCCCGCCGTCCCTGCACCCTAGCGGCCAGTCGTACATGGCGGAGGACAGCACCGAGCACCTGTCGCCGGTGCCGGCGCCGGCATGGATCCTCCGGGCCGCCGGCGCCCGCAAAGCGCCCCTGTACCGCGAGCTGGAGGGCGGGCCGGTGCACGAAGGCCAGCGGAACGAATGCCTCGCGAGCCTGGCCGGCAAGCTGCGCCGCGACGGGCTGTCGGCGGAGGAAATCGCGACCGCGCTGCTGGCCGTCAACGCCGCACGCTGCCTCCCCCCGCTGCCCGAGGATGAGGTCCGCCGCATCGCCGACTCTGTCTCCCGCTACCCCGCGGGCACCCTGGCCGAGGCCGCGCCGGCCGAGACCTCTGACCCGATTGAGTACTTCACCAACGAGAAGGGCACGTGGCGTCGGAAAAAAGACCGCGATGGCCGCGTGGTCGTTGACCAGCTTGCCACGTTCAGTGCACGCATCACGCGGGAAATCACCGTCGATGACGGCGAGGCCCAGGAGCGGGAGTTCGAAATTGAAGCCACGGTCAACGGCAGGACGAAGCGCTTCACGGTCAGGGCATCGGAGTTCGCGGCGATGGACTGGGTCCTCGAGCATCTTGGAGCTCAAGCCGTCGTCATGCCTGTCCCCTCGGCCAAAGACCATCTCCGGGCCGCTATCCAGCAGCTCTCAGGGAGTGTGCCCGACGACCGGATCTTCACGCACCTGGGCTGGCGCGAGGTTGACGGCCGGCACGTCTTCCTTCACGCCGGAGGCGCAGTCGGCGCAGACGGAGTCCGAACCAGGCCGCCGGCTGACCTGCAGCGGTTCGTCCTGCCGGCTCCCCCCTCGCAGCAGCACCTTTGCAGCATCATCCGCGAGGTTCTGCCCCGGCTCACCAATGTCGCGGCGCCGCCCACCGCCTGGACGCTCCTCGGCGCAGCGTTCCTGCCCACGCTGTTCGAGCCAGACTTTGCAATCCACCTTACAGGCCCGAGCGGCGCACGGAAGACCGAGCTGGCTGCGCTTGTCCAGCGGTTCTATGGGGCCGGCATGGATGCCCGGAACCTGCCTGCGAGCTGGCGGTCCACGTGGAACGCCCTCGAGACTCTGGCCTTCCTCTCGAAGGATTGCGTGCTGGTGGTCGACGACTTTGCTCCAACCGGCTCCGTTCAGGACGTCACGGCGCTGTACCGCTCTGCCGAACAGTTAATCCGCGGCGCCGGCAACCGTGCAGGCCGCCAGCGGCTGGGCAGGGATGCCAGGCTCCAATCTGGGAGGCGGTCGCGGTGCCTCATCCTGAGCACCGGCGAAGACATCCCTCCTGGTCTGAGCCTGCGTGCGCGGCTCTGGACGTCCGACGTCGAGCCCGGAGATGTCCAGCTCCAAGTTCTCACCGAGCTGCAGCGGCGCGGAGCCGAAGGCGCATTTGCTGCCTTGCTGGCCGGATGGCTGGCGTGGATGGCGGCAGACTTCATGGCCATTCGGGCGAAGGCCAGGGAGATGTTCGAGTCCCGCCGGAATGAGCTTGCAGCAAGCCGGCACGGAAGAACGGCATCCGCTCAGGCCGCTCTTGAGGCAACCGTCAGGGTGGTTCTCGAGTTTTGTGTTCAGGTCGGGGCCTTCACCCAGGGCGAAGCCGATGAACTCTTCCGACGAGCCGTCGCTGCGTTCAACGAGGGCGCTTCGTCCCAGGCCGCAGCCCAGCGGGAGAGCGACCCCGCGCGACGGTTCCTCGACCTGCTCCGCTCGGCCCTCGGCAGCGGGAAAGCTCACATCGCCGATGTCTCCGGAGATTGTCCGGACACGAAGCCCGGGGTGCTCGGCTGGCGCGAGACCGGCGCGACCATGGGCGGGGAATGGCGGCCCCAGGGCGCCTGCATCGGCTGGGTCGACAGCGAACACATCTACCTCGACCCCAGTGCCGCTCTCGCGGCTGCCCAGCAGGCCGCCCCGGCAAGCGAGCCTTTCGCAATCACCAGCCGCGCTCTCGGCGGCGCGCTCAAGCAGGGGAAGTACCTGGCCTCTACTGACGAGAGCAGAGGCAAGAACAAGGTGCGAAAGACTATCAACGGGGTCAGGCGGGAGGTGTTCGTGCTCCCCATCGGGGCACTCCTGGAGGGCTCCCGAGAGGTCGAACTGTGAAAGAGCTGCTTAAACGCTGCTACCGGGCGGGGCTCAAGGTCTCCATCAGCGACGCCGGAAACCTGAAGGTCAGCCTTCCTGATACCCCTGAGGCTGAGTCGCTGCTCGAGGAGCTCAGAGCGCATAAACAGGAGGTGATCAATTACCTCAGCACCAGTTCGCTTCAGGGAGGACACCTCGCAAGGCTGGCCGTCGAACCTGAGCTTCGGCGGTACTGTCACTGCACTCTCCGGCCTCAAATTGGGCAGGATGTCTCCCGCACCGTGGAGGAGATTGTCGACCTGTGCGAGCGCAACCCTGGACGGGAGCCCGTCCTGGTCGATGTCATTCACCCTGACGGCTCCATCCAGCAGAAAAACCTGCAGGCGCACGCCGACCGCGGGGTGCGCAAGGTGCTTGCAATGATTGTCCTCGACTGCAACCTCGGCGCAGCGCAGCGAGCCTTCCGCGGACAACCGCCAGTTTTGAACCAAGGGGGAAGAGATGAGACGCCGATTCAACGGTGAAGGGTCGGTCTACAAACGCAATGACTCGCGGCGGGCGAAGCCCTGGGTTGCCGAAATCACGCTGCCCAACGGCAGGCGGAAATGCGCATATGCCAGGACGAAGTCGGAGGCGATCGAGCTGCTCAGAACCATGCATGCTCAGGTTCGGCAGGGCCTGCTCCCGCCGTCGAGCGAGCGGCTTACCGTGGAGCAGTACTTCACCGAATGGTTGGCAATGATGGCCGGAAGGCTGAAGCAGTCATCGCTCCGCACGTACCGCGAACGGGTCGAGTACGTCATTCTTCCGAACCTCGGCCACCGTCAGCTCTCCAAACTTCACCCCCTCGAGCTCGAAAGGCTGTACCGCCAGCAGCTCGAGAGAGGGAACTCGCCAGCCACGGTGCAGCTGCTCCGCCGCATCGTTCACCGCGCTCTGGAAGACGCCGTCCGCCTCGGCTACCTGCCAAGAAATATCGCCAAGAGTGCGGTGCCGCCGCGGGGAGCCGGCTCACGGGCGGAGAAGGCGATGCCGCCTGAGGAGGCGCGCCGGCTCCTGGAGGCCGTCCGCGGGGACCGCCTTGAGGCGCTGGTCGTGCTGGCGCTTACGACAGGGATGCGGAAAGGTGAGCTCCTCGCCCTGCGCTGGCGCGACGTCGACCTTGAGAGCGGGTCGCTTCTGGTGTCGGGGACGCTCGTACGGACTGAGGGAGACTACCGCATCGAGCTGCCCAAGTCGGCTTCGGGCCGCCGGCGTATCCCGCTGCCGCCGCTGGCTGTTGAGGTGCTCCGTGCCCACCGTCAGCGTCAGCTCGAGCAGCGGTTGCACGCCGGGCCGGCATGGCGCGACCTCGACCTCGTCTTCTGCCGGCCTGATGGGTACTACCTCAACGAACGGTCAGTCCTGAGGTGGTACTACGAGCTGCTTGAACGCGCAGGGCTGCCCAGGCATCGCTTCCATGACCTTCGCCATACCGCCGCAACTGCGGGGCTGACCAGCGGCGCAAGCCTGCGCGAGATTTCGGCGCTGCTAGGGCACTCTCGGCCATCAATGACGCTCGACATCTACACCCACGCAGTGCCGGGCGCGGATGAAAAGGTTGTCCGCCGAATCGCGGAGACCCTCATGAGCTGACCTCCCGGTCGGCCACCTGGGCCGTTTGGGCCGCTTGCCTGGGCCGGTTCACGAAAAGGACCGGCCCAGCGCTTTTGTTCCGTAGGGAACGCCCCCGCACGTCAATGCACCGTTGAGAACATCATTTCTGGAAATGGGCCGATTGGGCCCGAAATTCAAAGCAGACCCCCCAGCGTCTCGCCGAAGGCGCCTGAGCGGCCTGCTGCCCGGCGCCCCGGCCGAGGAGCCCTTCCATGCCCCGACGGGGTTCCGTTGCTGTCAAATTGCTGTCACGCCTGCGCCAGCCGCTCAATTATCGTCAAACAAAGATTCGATCTCGCCGGTTTGTTAGGGATGCCCGCAAAGGTGAAATTGGGTAGTCATTGACGAGGCGATTCATGGGCCAACCTTATCCGACGAAGGCAGGTGGCAGTCCATCCGGTCTTGCCCAGTCTCTTACCGTAGGTGGCGGGTGGGGACTTTGGTGGCCAATCGGCGGTCAGTCCTGTCCAAGCCGCTACCGAAAGGCTGCCCACCTGATTGGACTCGCCCCGGACCGGTCCCAATGGCGGTTCAGAGCGCGCCCCCTAGACGAACTGCTCTTCAGGCAGTTCTCAGGTCTCGGATTTACCGGAATCGACCTTTGCGCCAACGATTGCAGCCATTGCAGCGAGCGACTGTGGCGGAGCCTGTCGGTTTGTAGACCCTCGGCGGTTCCGCGGTCCTCACGCGCACGAGTGGAGCCCAGTCTCGACAGACCACCCTATGGTCCACGGCCCCCCGCTCCTGCGCCCGCGCATACCCCAAGGGGTAGCGGTCCGGTGGCACATGTACCCCAAGTGAGCGAACGTGTGCCCCGCCGAGAGTGGTACGAAGAGATTTGCCAGGCGGGTGTCGGTCCGGCCCTAGTTGGCCTCGTTGAGGACTGCAAGTGTCGATGCCATTGGCCATTGGCACGGCCTGGCAGACCACCTATTGCAGCCTGCCACTCGAACTGCGCCTTTGGTGCCCGTTGATCGGTCCTCGAGAAGGGCTAGCATGCAGGTTGCGCGTCACACATCTTACTGCAGCCAACTGCCGCCGGACCCTGCATTGCCCGCACAGGTGTGGTGACTTCATGGACTGTTCTTGATCCCTTACGATGGCCGGTGTTGTTGGAAAAGCTTGCCAGAACGTGCTTGCGATTAAGGCTTTATTCTCATCAAACTTGTCGGATGGATTATGATCTACTTTTCTCCGAGATAATCACAAAAGCGGATTAATCGAATGGCCGTATAACTGGTTCCTTCAAAGCATAAACAGAATCAGTTCTGAATAATCGAAGCGGAAATGTGATGTATTTCTACAAAACCGCGCCTTAAAATCTCGCTTATGTGACAATCATAATTGCTCAGAGGTATCATCAAGAGAAAGCCCGATGGGGGTGACAATGAAATTCCTGCAAGCTCCCCTTGCATTGTTGCTGTCGATGCTCTTCACATTCCATAGACATGCTGTAGTCGCCTCGCTGAGCCTGGGCCATGTTCACGGACTCTTGGGGCTCCGGGGGCGACGGGCTGCGAAATTGGCGCCGGCCGCCACGGAGTGACACCTGCCCGCCGGCTGGTAAAGGTCCTGGCGAGGCTGCTCGTCCAATTCCTCAGTGACGATACGGTCAACCCGTCGAGGGCACGCTGCTTCCCATCGTCATACCCCCCTTGCAGGACGGTCTCTCGACACGGTCTCCCACTCGATATGCCGGCAATCCACGAGCCTTGCCCGGAGTGACTGCCTGTGGCTTCCGCCGTCGCGTGGAGTGGACGGGACGAAAGCTGACCGCGGAGTTGGGCTCATGGATTTAACGCCAGCTGCCTCTGTCCGGGCACTCCTGTGCCTTGCCCACTGCCCCATGCCGAGCGAGGGGGATCCCTTGAGCGTCGTAGAGCAAGCATCCCGTGGTTTGACTTGCGCTGCTAAGTGGCTCCCGGAGGCGTCCCGCGGGCCGGTGGGCACAGCGGGTGGTGGTCATCTTCAGCAGCGGTCTACGCCCTGCTTCGGATGCTGCCGCAAGGGCCGCTGGAGTCCCGTTCATTCCCCGTCCTTTCTCCTCTCTTTGACTCGGCGTCAGGAAGAAGAGGCCAGAGAGGTTGGCGTGGGGGGAGCACCGCCTTCAACGCGGTCTGGCCGGTTGTGCTGCCTTCTCGCTGGATTTTGGGGCTCTGTAACGTGATTGCAGGACACACGCCACCTTTAATGCTCTGGCCGAGGTAGGACTGGTAGGCCACGATGAGCTGGTGGACGATGGCCGGGATGGCCGTGAACTCGATGCCCACGAGGCCAACCTGGCGGCCATTGTTGGTCTGTATCAGGAACAAAAAGCGGTCACTTTCAGACAGCACAATTCCCGTGAAATTTGTCGGCAGAAAGCCGTTGGCAATGAAATCCCGGACAGCCCGGTTGGAGGCCTTGCGGAACTGGCAGGCGAGGCAGGAGACCTCCTGGCTCATGGCGATTTCCTCCGGCTGGTGTCTTCAGGCCACATTGCACCACAGGCCTGCTATACTCTGCCCCGGAGGCCCGCTTCAGGTGGGGTAGGGGGAGTCTGGGCCGCGCGACATGACACACCCGCGCCGCTTTGCGGCGCATTGGGGGTCGCGGGGTGTGGGTGGAGGCTCTTGGCTTTGGCTTATGGCCATGGCCTATAGAGGCTGTCTATCCAGGCTATAGGCCTATTGGCCTTCTGGCTTATGGCCTGGCCTAAGGCCTATAGGCCTATAGCCGAGGGCTTAAGAGACTAATAGTCTCTTAAGCCCGAGGCCAGGGGAGAAGAGACTATAGTCTCTTCTCCCCTAATTCCTGGCCTACTAAGGCTTGGAGACTTAATGTCTCCAAGCCTAGGCTTGGCCTATATGGCCTATTCTTGGCCTAATGGCCTATAGGCCCTCAGGCTTTATGGCCTTCGGGCCTAATGGCCTTACTGGCCTGTATGGCCTATGGCCAGGCCTGTATGGCCCTCAGGCCTTAGGTGGCCTTCGGGCCATGGCCTGTTGGCCTACTGGCCTATGGCCAGGTCTTACCGGCCAAGGGCCTGTCTCAAATCCCAGGCCCAATAGGCCCAAGAGGCCCAATGGCCAGTGTCCTCCCGTCACTGCCAACAGCCCACGGGTAACCAACCCCCGGACCGGGAAACCTTTGGCCCTGTGAGCCCGTGTAGTGGCCGTAGCGCCACGAAATGCCCCCAGGCAGACCAATCAGGGGGGTCACGCCGGATTTTGGCCATTCTGTGAGCCCACAGGGCATTCTCCTCCGGAGAATGGTTCCAGGAGGCCCCCAGAGAGGCCCGTGCATAGAAGCCATCTATCGGAGGCGATAGACGATGCCTATGGGCTTTGGGCAGGCTTTCCGGGCTCCCGGAGAAGGGCCTCGAATAGGAGTGCCGTATATGTCTGATAGACGCTCTCTATGGGCTTCTGTCTGCTTGGCTGGCCCTCCAGAGAGGGGCCCGGAATAGGAGTCCGCTATGGGCCTGATAGACACGTCCTATGCATCTAGCCCGGGCATCGGCCTGGCTGCCAGGCAGGTCCCCTGTGAGTTGTCTTAAAAAGTCGACGGTACTAATGCACTCAAAAGCCAAGAAATCAGAGGCCCAGTTGGCAAGTCTGAGGCCTGAAATTGTCAACACACCAGGCTGGGCTCGAGCCATCTGAAAGGTTCTTAACACATGCCTGGGCGACGGGTCGGGCCCGACCTTTAATGCTAGATGGCCAGGAAGGCTTCAAGGCTGGTTAGGGGGGTACTACGCCCCCCGGCCCGGGGGGCCGGGGGAAGCCCCCGGGGCCGGGTCGGGCCGGGCCGGCCGCGACCTTCGCACTATCAAACTTGGGCAAATCGGTCTTGGCGTTCCCAACAGTTTGGAAGGTTTGGGAAGCTGCCCTAGCCAAGCAGGGACGGGTCGACGGCCTAGCCGCGCAGGCTTCGCGGCCGGCTCCAGTCCGAGCCCGGGGCGGGCGGCAACCCTGGTGCGCATTCCCCAATTCGGTGGCCGCCACCGGGTACGACCTGGTGGCGGTGACACGAACACCCGCTTCGCTCGGCGGCTTGGCCGTCGTTGTGGTCGTCGTAGAAGTGTTCAGAGGTGCGTCCATTCTATGTGACTTCTGTCCCTGCAGTTGTCCGTGCGGCACAGCGAATCGGTCGCGGGTGCTCCGGTTGCCGGCAGTGCCGCCGGTATCGGCCGTTCCGCCGGCCTGCCTCAGTCGCAGGTGCCGCAGCCGAGCCGACGTTGCGGCCGGGCTGTCGGTTGTCAACACGGATAGCGAGCGCGGTCGCGGTCCCGCCGGGGCATCGTCAGGGTACCGGGCTGTCCGGTCTTGAGCCGTAAGCCTCGTGTATCGCGCCCGGGCTGCCCAGCACTCTCGAATCGAGGGCCTCTTTCGCCTGCCCCGATTTACCCATGTTCACATGGTCTTGCCTTCTTCCGGCGTCGGGTAACTCCATCGCCGTTCTTGGATTCGTGAGGGAGGGCTTGCTCAGACGGAACTACAGCAGTTGCCCCGAGGCCCGCGGGTCGTCGAGGTATGCCTTGGCGGTGGTGCCGGCGGCCCTTTGAAGGATTCCTGTTGCTCTCTCTGTCCGCCTATTCCCGACCTGTGTCAGAAACTCCTGCCCGTTTACTATTTCGACCTCGACCCCGAGCCCGGACGTGACGGGTGCATATCACACCCTAGTTGACTGGGAGCCTTGCCATTCTCTGCCTGCCCGGGGCTGGCAGGACACAGCGAAAGGTACGCCCCCGGGTCGCCCAACATTTACCACGAGGCAGGGTCGAGGACGTCGAGGAGAATGCTGGCCGCTCCCACCGAGCCTCGGCAGCCAGCGGCAGGGCCGAAATCCTTTGAACACTCTCCCTTTCCTTGCTCGAGTACGATTCGCAGGTCGATGTGGGGTCCCTAGTGGCGGCTCACATCCGAGCGTGGCTCGGTCGCGCCGGTAAGAACTGGGACTAGCTCAGGGCCGCCATCAAGCAACACGCCCGCGCTAAGGTCCGGTTGCGGCCAGGCGATACCGGAAGCGCCGGACCCCTTGCCCCTCGAACGCAGACAGCATGGTTCGCCGTGCGGCGATGCCATTCTCGGAGCTACGTCCCTGGGCTCTTGGCGTCGTCAGGGTGCGGCCTGCCCTTGCACCCAATTAAGTCCCCAGCATTTCCCCCCGGCCGCCGGCTCCGATTTGGTCCCGCTTGGTTGCTTGGAGTCTATTCGTTCTGCCCTGAGCCCCTTGAGCGCTTCCGCATCGCGTGCACCATCTCCTCGATGACCTGGCGGTCGGCCGGACTCAGCAGGCTAATCATCGTCGCCAGGCGGACAACATCGGCCTGCCCCTGAGGGGCGGCGCCGGCCGCGTCGGTCTCATAGCCCATCGCTTCCAGGATTTCCCAGCCCGGAAAGCCGTAGACCTTGCGGAGCGCATTGAACGGCTCCGGGTAGATGATGGCGATTCTGCCAGTTTCGATGGAGCCGATGTACTCCCTCCGGACGCCGGTGAGTTTCTCGGCCTCGTGCTGGGTCAGGCCGAGCCGCTCGCGGTACTGGCGAAGGAGCG
It encodes:
- a CDS encoding tyrosine-type recombinase/integrase, which translates into the protein MHAQVRQGLLPPSSERLTVEQYFTEWLAMMAGRLKQSSLRTYRERVEYVILPNLGHRQLSKLHPLELERLYRQQLERGNSPATVQLLRRIVHRALEDAVRLGYLPRNIAKSAVPPRGAGSRAEKAMPPEEARRLLEAVRGDRLEALVVLALTTGMRKGELLALRWRDVDLESGSLLVSGTLVRTEGDYRIELPKSASGRRRIPLPPLAVEVLRAHRQRQLEQRLHAGPAWRDLDLVFCRPDGYYLNERSVLRWYYELLERAGLPRHRFHDLRHTAATAGLTSGASLREISALLGHSRPSMTLDIYTHAVPGADEKVVRRIAETLMS
- a CDS encoding bifunctional DNA primase/polymerase, which encodes MRTGDVPALEGDPSDDGIDGLDARHEPAPSFVAGVAAPEPVGKEARGALPAGADTAGNSACREAALSYARRGWAVLPLRPRGKEPLTEHGVRDATTDPAKIEEWWNRWPDANVGIATGAVSGLVVLDVDPRNGGDEGLRDLLGRHGGWGIPADEGGYPETHTVLTGGGGVHYYFAVEGPAPSRKLAPGVDLKGDGGYVVAPPSLHPSGQSYMAEDSTEHLSPVPAPAWILRAAGARKAPLYRELEGGPVHEGQRNECLASLAGKLRRDGLSAEEIATALLAVNAARCLPPLPEDEVRRIADSVSRYPAGTLAEAAPAETSDPIEYFTNEKGTWRRKKDRDGRVVVDQLATFSARITREITVDDGEAQEREFEIEATVNGRTKRFTVRASEFAAMDWVLEHLGAQAVVMPVPSAKDHLRAAIQQLSGSVPDDRIFTHLGWREVDGRHVFLHAGGAVGADGVRTRPPADLQRFVLPAPPSQQHLCSIIREVLPRLTNVAAPPTAWTLLGAAFLPTLFEPDFAIHLTGPSGARKTELAALVQRFYGAGMDARNLPASWRSTWNALETLAFLSKDCVLVVDDFAPTGSVQDVTALYRSAEQLIRGAGNRAGRQRLGRDARLQSGRRSRCLILSTGEDIPPGLSLRARLWTSDVEPGDVQLQVLTELQRRGAEGAFAALLAGWLAWMAADFMAIRAKAREMFESRRNELAASRHGRTASAQAALEATVRVVLEFCVQVGAFTQGEADELFRRAVAAFNEGASSQAAAQRESDPARRFLDLLRSALGSGKAHIADVSGDCPDTKPGVLGWRETGATMGGEWRPQGACIGWVDSEHIYLDPSAALAAAQQAAPASEPFAITSRALGGALKQGKYLASTDESRGKNKVRKTINGVRREVFVLPIGALLEGSREVEL
- a CDS encoding helix-turn-helix domain-containing protein; its protein translation is MTVDKRGQRDKAKQTGALLRQYRERLGLTQHEAEKLTGVRREYIGSIETGRIAIIYPEPFNALRKVYGFPGWEILEAMGYETDAAGAAPQGQADVVRLATMISLLSPADRQVIEEMVHAMRKRSRGSGQNE
- a CDS encoding helix-turn-helix domain-containing protein, with product MSDRLTCTVEEAARLLGISRTLAYRLVQSGQLPSFKVGKRRLVPVAAVEAFIADQLSSASAS